One Dehalococcoidia bacterium genomic window, GTAACCAGCCCGGGCGACTTCCTGGGCGACGTGCTGGGCGACCTGAGCTCCCGCCGCGCCCGCATCATGGACATGGAAGGCAGGGTGGACGGCCGGGGTGATACCCAGGTCATTCGCGCCCACATCCCGTTGGCCGAGTCGTTTGGCTACGCCACCACTCTGCGCTCGCTGTCGCAGGGACGCGCGAACTACTCCAAGGAGTTCGACCACTACGAGGAAGTGCCACGGTCAGTCGCGGAAGAAATTGCCAGCAAGGGACGTTTGGTCCGAAGGTAGCCGGAGATAACATATGCCCAAGCAGAGGATTCGCATCAGGCTCAAGGCCTTTGACCACCGTATTCTGGACCAGTCCGCTTCCCAGATCGTGGAGACGGCGGAGCGGACCGGGGCCAACGTAACAGGGCCGCTGCCTTTGCCCACCCGGATTAAGCGGTGGACGGTCACCCGTTCGCCGCACGTGGACAAAGACAGCCGTGAAGCGTTTGAGATGCGGGTGCACAAGCGGCTTATTGACATCCTGGATCCCACGTCCAAGACGGTGGACGCGCTGACGCGGTTGAACCTTCCCGCAGGCGTGGACATCGAGATCAAGCTGTAATCCAAGACAACGAGGAGCGTCACCCGCAAAAACGTATTCGGGGTGACTCCTCCCCCTGGGAAAGGGGGAGAGGCAGAGATGGTTAACGGACTGATAGGACGCAAACTGGGCATGACGCAGGTCTTCCTTGACGACGGCGCGGTGGTCGCGGTCACCGCCGTCGAAGTGGGGCCGTGCTACGTGACCCAGGTGAAAACCAAGGCGAAGGACGGCTGTGAGGCTGTCCAGCTCGGCTTCGGCGAAGTCAAGAAGCTGAACAAGCCGGCGAGGGAGCACCTGAAGGCGACGGGCAAGCTGTTCCGGTACCTACGCGATGTTCGCCTCACGGACGGGGACTCCCTCCAGGTGGGCGCGAAGCTGGACGTGAGCCTGTTCAAGGCTGGCGACCTGGTGGACATCGTCGGCACGTCCAAGGGCCGTGGCCATGCCGGTGTGGTCAAGCGCCATCACTTCAAGGGCGGACCGCACACGCACGGCCAGTCGGACCGAGAGCGCCGCTCCGGCTCCATCGGCTCCACGACCACGCCGGGCCGCGTTATTAAGGGCATGCGCATGGCCGGCCACATGGGCAACGCACGGGTGACGGTGAAACACATGGAGGTGCTGTCCGTGGACCCCGCCAAGAACCTCATGGTGCTGCAGGGGGCCATCCCCGGCGCGGCGGACGGGCTAGTGCTCATCAACAGGTCCACGAAGGTGAAGAAGACCCGCGTGGCGCCTCCGACCAAGGGGGGCAAGGCGGTTACCAAGGCCCCCGCCAAGACTCCCGCGAAGTCCGCCGCGAAGCCCGAAGCCAAGAAAGCGTCCTAGGACTAATACGATGGAACTACAGGTACGTAACCTTACTGGAGAGACGGTGGGTAGTATCCAGGTCAGCGATGAGCTCCTGGGTGTGCCCCTGAACGAGGCCGTGGTGCACCAGGCGATGGTCCGCCAGCAGGCCAACCAACGCACGGGCACCCACGCCACTAAGACGCGCGGCAATGTCTCGGGCGGCGGCAAGAAGCCGTGGCCTCAGAAGGGCACGGGCCGGGCGCGCGCGGGCAGCACGCGCTCGCCGCTCTGGAGGCACGGCGGCGTTGTATTCGGCCCACATCCGCGCAGCTACCGGCAACGGATGCCGCGCAAGATGCGCCAGCTGGCCCTACGCTGCCTTCTTTCGGCCAAGGCGTTGGAAGAGAGGCTCATTGTGGTGGAGAACCTCATTGTGCCACCCAAGACGCGGGAGATGTCCAAGACGCTGACTACTCTTGGCGTGCAGCGCAGCGCTCTGGTGGTCACTCCTGACGCCAGCCGGGATGTCGCACTCGCAATTGGCAACCTGCCCGGCTTCAAGGCCTTGGCGGCGCCCTACCTGAACGTGCTGGACCTGCTGAAGCACGACTACCTTGTCATGACCGTAGATGCCATCCGGCGGGCCGAGCAACTGTGGGCACCGGCCGCCGCCGCACCGGGAGAGTAGGCCATGCACTACACGGATGTCCTCCGGCGGCCTGTCGTAACGGAAAAATCAACGGCCTTGCAGGAGCTCGGGAAATACACCTTTGAGGTCCACCTTCGCGCCACCAAGCGCGAGGTCAAAGAGGCGGTTGAAAAGGTCTTTAGCGTGAAGGTGACGCGAGTCAACATGCTGCGCATCCCCGGCAAAGTGAAAGTCGTCGGGAAGCGCCGCATCCAGCGGCCCGCTATGAAGAAAGCTATTGTCGCTCTGAAGTCTGGAGACAAGATCCAGATCTTCGAGAACGTGTAGGAGTCTCACCGTGGGACTGAAGATACTTAAGCCCACATCTCCCGGCCGTCGTGGCGTGGTCGCCGACGACTTCAAGGACATTACCAAGAAGACGCCGGAGAAATCTCTGACGGTCCTCAACAAGAAGCATTCGGGACGCAACAACCAGGGGCGGGTCACGGTGCGTCATCAAGGCGGCGGCAGCAGGAGAATGCTGCGCACCATTGACTTCAAGCGCGACAAGGCGGGAATCAAAGGCCGTGTGGCGAGCATTGAATACGATCCCAACCGCACGTGCCGCATCGCGCTGGTGCATTACGTTGACGGCGAAAAGCGCTACATTCTGGCGCCCCTCGGCTTGCAGGTTGGCGACACGGTGGAGGCGGGCCCCAGCGTGGAGATCAAGCCGGGCAACGCCATGCCCCTTAAGTTCATCCCGCCGGGCACCATGATCCACAATGTGGAGATGAACCGGGGCAAAGGCGGGCAACTGGTGCGCTCAGCGGGCACCGCGGCCCAACTCATGGCGCGCGAGACCGACAAGCTCGTGCAGGTGCGCCTTCCCTCCGGAGAGGTCCGCCGAGTGGACGCGGAGTGCTACGCCACCGTGGGCCAGGTGGGCAACCTGGACCACAAGAATATCGTGCTTGGCAAGGCGGGCGCACGTCGGCACAGGGGCTGGCGGCCCTCGGTGCGCGGTTCGGCCATGTCTCCGCGGGACCATCCGCACGGCGGCGGAGAGGGCCGGAACCCCCGGGGCATGCCGCCCAAGACACCCTGGGGCAAGCCCGCGCTGGGTTACAGGACCCGGCGGCGCAAGTATTCCAATCGATTCATTGTGCAGCGACGTAAGAAGGACTAGTCCTTAGATAGTGTAGCTAAAGCGGAGAGAGCATGTCTCGCTCAACGAAAAAAGGGCCTTTTGTAGACAAACGCCTCCTGGAAAAGCTGGAGGCGGTGGTCCGCTCCGGCCAGAGAACGATCATCAAGACCTGGTCGCGGCCGTCCACCATCACCCCGCAGATGGTGGGACTCACCATTGCGGTGCATGACGGCAGGCGCCACGTGCCTGTTTTCATCACGGAGAATATGGTGGGGCACCGCCTGGGCGAGTTCGCCCCTACGCGGCAGTTCCGCGGACACTCGTCCAAGGCGGCGGCGGAGAAGGCCGCAGGAGCAGCGGCACCCGCGGCGGCACCCGCGGCATCGCCCGCGGCGGCGCCGAAGAAGTAGGCTTAGGGCGGGAGGAAACACGGTGGTCAGTCAAGACGTTGCCCCACGCGAGGTTACGGCGCTGGCACGAAACGTGCGCGGCTCCAGCAAGAAATTGCAGATTATCGTTAATACGGTGCGTGGCAAGAGGGTGGAGGACGCGGTGAACATCCTGCGTGTCCTGCCCTCTCCCCAGGCGCGTAAGGTGCTGAAGGTGGTCAAGTCCGCCACAGCCAACGCGGAGAACAACTTCCAGATGGATCCCGCGCGGTTGCGCATTGTGAAGGTCGCGGCGGAGGCCGGTCCCACACTGCGGCGCATGCGCGCTCGCGCCCGTGGCCGGGCGAACGTGATCCGAAAGCCCACTTGCCACATCCGCGTGGTGGTGACTGAGGAGGAGGCCTAAATGGGACACAAGGTCCACCCCATTGGATTTCGCCTGGGGGTTATCAAGGACTGGCAGGCGCACTGGTTCGCAGCCAAGCCGGAGAAATACAAGACCCTGCTGCTGGAGGATATAAAAATCCGCCAGCACATCGCAGGGAAGTACCGGGAGGCGGGCGTCAGCCGCGTGGACATTGAACGCCAGGCGAACGAGGTCCAAGTGACCATTCACACGGCCCGCCCGGGCATCGTCATCGGACGCGGAGGCCAGCGTGTGGAGGAGTTGCGGGGAGAGATGGAGCGACTCGCTGGCCGGCGAGTCCGCCTGAACATCCAGGAGATACGCCAGCCGGAGTTGGACGCTTATCTGGTGGCCGCCAACATCGCCGAGCAAATGGAACGCCGCATCTCTTATCGCCGGGCCATGAAGCAGGCCATCACGCGGGCACAGCAGTCCGGAGCCAAGGGCATAAAGGTCATCTGCGCGGGCCGCTTGGGCGGCGCGGAGATTGCGCGCCGGGCAAAAGAGTTCTGGGGGCGCGTGCCGCTTCACACCCTTCGGGCGAACATTGACTTTGGCATCGCCGAGTCGCGCACGACGCTGGGCCGCATCGGCGTGAAGGTGTGGATATATTCAGGCGACATCATGCCCGAGGCCAAGAGAACGGGGCCTGAGGCACCCATCGAGGTCAAGATAGAGTCCTCCAAGGCTGAAGAGGCGAAGACCAATGCTGCAACCCAAACGAGTCAAGTACCGTAACGCGCATAGGGGGCACCGCAGGGGTAAGGCCCATGCGGGCGCCAGCGTAGCCTTCGGCGAGTACGGCCTGAAGGCTATGGCCTCCACATGGATTACGGCCCGCCAACTGGAGGCGGCCCGCCGCGCGATGACCCATTACATCAAGCGCGGCGGCCAGGTCTGGACCCGGGTGTTCCCGGACCTGCCACGGACACTGAAGCCGGCGGAAACCCGCCAGGGAGGCGGCAAGGGCTCCGTGGACCGCTGGGTGGCCGTCGTCCGTGCGGGACGGGTGCTGTTTGAGATGTCGGGCGTCCGGGAGGACGTGGCCCGAGAGGCTTTTCGGCTGGCGGCGCGCAAGCTGCCCGTGGAGACAAAGTTCGTGACCCGGGCCGAGACGGCCATTTTCTAGGCGGGATTGCATATGGTAGCTAAGAAGACGACTGAACAGCTCAGCAAAATTCGCGGCATGACCGACCCGGAGTTGCGCAAGGAAATCGAGGACGCGCGCAGAGAGGTGATGAATCTGCGCTTCAAGTTCGCGACGCGACAGCTCGCCGACGTGAGTCAGATCCGCAAGACGCGTAACAAGATAGCGCGCCTGCAGACCATCCTGGTGCAGCGCGCCCAGAAGGCGTAGGGAAAAGACGATGCAGAAGACAGTGGTTCCTTCCAAGACGCACAAGGTCCGGGTCGGCCGGATCGTGAGTAATAAGATGCACAAGACGGTAGTGGTGGCCATCGAGTGGCGGCAGCACCACCCCATCTATAAAAAAGCCGTGCGGCGCATCACCAAGTTCTACGCGCACGACGAGCAGCAAGAGTGCAAGCTGGGCGACGTTGTCCAGATCATGGAGACGCGGCCGCTCTCCCGGCTCAAGCGCTGGCGCATAGTCAAGATCGTCGCCCGTGGCGACCATGTGGATTTGCCTTCGGCTGAGCTAGAGGCACCGGCCCCGGAAGCGCCCGCCGTGGCTGAGGCTCCCGCGCCTCAAGCGGAAACGTCGCCCGTCAGCGCCTAGTCCAAAACCGTGGTGTAAAGAGAGACTCTGATGATCCAGACCTACACGCGACTCAAGGTAGCCGATAACTCCGGCGCCAAGGTCATCCTGTGCTTCAACATACCGGGAAGCTCCCGGCGGCGCTACGCCTACATCGGCGACACCATCGTCGCCACGGTCAAGGAGGCGATTCCGGGCGCACAGGTCAAGAAGGGCGACAAGGTACGGGCCGTCGTGGTGCGCGCTCGCTGGCCGCACAAACGGCCTGATGGGTCCACTATTCGCTTCGATGACAACGCGGCCGTCATCCTCTCCGACAAGAACAATCCCAAGGGCACGCGTATCTTCGGGCCCGTGGCCCGTGAGCTGCGCGAAAAGAACTTCACCAAAATCGTCTCCCTGGCCCCTGAGGTCGTGTAGGGAGCGTGAGGTTATCTCCATGAACATTCGTAAAAACGACACCGTGATGGTGATGACGGGCAAGGACCGGGGCAAGCGCGGAAAGGTCCGCGTGTCCTCCCCCAAGGACGACGCCCTGATTGTCGAAGGGATCAACATGGTCAAGCGCCATGTGAAGGCCCGGCCCGGCGTCCGTCAGGCGGGCATCATTTCCCAGGAGGCGCCTCTCGCGCAGTGCAAGGTCATGCTCGTTTGCACCAAGTGTGACAAACCAACACGTATCGGATTTCAGGTTCTCGAAGACAAACGGAAGGTACGCGTATGCCGGAAATGCAAGGAAGTGATCGACTAGCCGCGGGCGCGGACAAGCCGCGCGCCTCGGACGAGAAGAAGCAGAAGCCATCCCGCGCCAAGGCGCAGGAAGGAACACCCGCGCCCGCCGAGGCTGAGGCCAAAGCCAAGCAGCCGAAGAAGGCGGAGGCGACTCCCGCCGCGTCCGAGGAGAAGGGCAGGCAGCAAAAGAAGGGGGAGACGGCCCCCGCTCCGGCCTCCGCCGAACAGAAAGGCAAGGCCGCCAAGCCCGCTGCCAAGGCCCCATCCGCCGACGATAAGGGAAAGGGCAAAGCGAAGGCAGCGCCGGCTGAGCCGGTCACGCCGCCTCCGCCGCCCCGCCTTCGGGACATCTACCGCCAAACGATAGTCCCCGCCATGATCAAGGAGTTCGGGTACAAGAACGCCATGGAGGTCCCACGCCTCGCCAAGATCGTGCTGCATATCGGCATGGGCGAGGCGCTGACCAACAACAAGGCCATGGAGAACGCCACCCGCGACATGACCACGATCGCGGGGCAGCGTCCTGTCACAACTCTCGCCAAGAAGTCCGTGGCCAACTTCCACGTCCGGCAGGGTCAGGCCATCGGCCTGATGACCACCATCCGGGGTAACCGAATGTACGACTTCCTGGACAGGCTGGTAAGCGTCGCGTTGCCGCGCATTCGCGACTTCCGCGGCGTGCCGCGGGATGCCTTCGACGGGCGCGGCAACTACTCGCTGGGGCTCCGCGAGCAGGTGATGTTCCCGGAGATAGACTACAATACCATTGACCACGTCCGCGGCATGCAGGTGAACGTTTGCACCACGGCGAGGACTGACAGCGAGGGGCGCCGCCTTCTGGAGTTGATGGGGATGCCCTTCGTGAAACCCGGCGAGAACAAAGACGGCAAGGATGGTAAGCAGCCCTCGGCGCAACGCGCGTCCCCCGCCGCCGCACCCGCAGTTGAGGTCGGTGACGGGAAAGGCGCCTCCTAGGCGCCCCTTCCAAGAGAAGGAAAGGTGAGAAGCCAATGGCAAGACTGTGCAAGGTAGTTAAATCAAAAAGAACGCCGCCCTTCGCGGTTCAGCGCCACAACCGCTGCAACGTGTGCGGGCGCTCACGGTCATACATTCGCATGTTTGGACTGTGCCGCCTTTGCTTCCGCCAGCGGGCGCTGAGGGGCGAGCTTCCCGGCATCCGAAAAGCAAGCTGGTAAAAGCCCCATCCGCCCGCGCATGCGGGCGAGTAGAAGGTGACACTCTATGATGACAGATCCTATCGCCGATATGTTGACGCGCATCCGCAACGCGGTCATCGCGCGCCATGAGAGCACCGTCATGCCCGCGTCCAAGATGAAGGTCGCCATGGCCAAAATCCTGAAGGACGAAGGCTTCATCAAGGACTACGAGGTGGTACGGGGCCAGCCTCAGCGCGTGCTCAAAATCCACCTGGCCTTTCGGGACAGGAAGCAGCCTGTGATCTCCGGCATCCAGCGCATCAGCAAGCCCGGCCTCCGCGTCTATTCCGGGGCTGGCCAGGTGCCCCGCGTCCACGGAGGCATAGGGATCGCCATTGTATCCACGTCCAAGGGTCTCCTGACCGGCCAGCAAGCTTGGCGCCAGAAGATGGGCGGGGAAGTCGTCTGCTACGTGTGGTAGAGGGAGCAGTTATGTCGCGTATTGGCCGCATGCCCATAGTTATTCCCAAAGGCGTCCAGGTGACGATCAACGGGGCCCAGGTGACGATCAAGGGACCCAAGGGAGAGTTGTTCCACTCTGTCATCCCTCGCATCACCGTGGCCGTCAAGGAAGGCCACGTCATCGTCGCCCGCGCTGACGATGAGCGC contains:
- a CDS encoding type Z 30S ribosomal protein S14, translated to MARLCKVVKSKRTPPFAVQRHNRCNVCGRSRSYIRMFGLCRLCFRQRALRGELPGIRKASW
- the rplB gene encoding 50S ribosomal protein L2, with the protein product MGLKILKPTSPGRRGVVADDFKDITKKTPEKSLTVLNKKHSGRNNQGRVTVRHQGGGSRRMLRTIDFKRDKAGIKGRVASIEYDPNRTCRIALVHYVDGEKRYILAPLGLQVGDTVEAGPSVEIKPGNAMPLKFIPPGTMIHNVEMNRGKGGQLVRSAGTAAQLMARETDKLVQVRLPSGEVRRVDAECYATVGQVGNLDHKNIVLGKAGARRHRGWRPSVRGSAMSPRDHPHGGGEGRNPRGMPPKTPWGKPALGYRTRRRKYSNRFIVQRRKKD
- the rpsC gene encoding 30S ribosomal protein S3, producing the protein MGHKVHPIGFRLGVIKDWQAHWFAAKPEKYKTLLLEDIKIRQHIAGKYREAGVSRVDIERQANEVQVTIHTARPGIVIGRGGQRVEELRGEMERLAGRRVRLNIQEIRQPELDAYLVAANIAEQMERRISYRRAMKQAITRAQQSGAKGIKVICAGRLGGAEIARRAKEFWGRVPLHTLRANIDFGIAESRTTLGRIGVKVWIYSGDIMPEAKRTGPEAPIEVKIESSKAEEAKTNAATQTSQVP
- the rplW gene encoding 50S ribosomal protein L23, which codes for MHYTDVLRRPVVTEKSTALQELGKYTFEVHLRATKREVKEAVEKVFSVKVTRVNMLRIPGKVKVVGKRRIQRPAMKKAIVALKSGDKIQIFENV
- the rpsJ gene encoding 30S ribosomal protein S10; translation: MPKQRIRIRLKAFDHRILDQSASQIVETAERTGANVTGPLPLPTRIKRWTVTRSPHVDKDSREAFEMRVHKRLIDILDPTSKTVDALTRLNLPAGVDIEIKL
- the rplN gene encoding 50S ribosomal protein L14, which translates into the protein MIQTYTRLKVADNSGAKVILCFNIPGSSRRRYAYIGDTIVATVKEAIPGAQVKKGDKVRAVVVRARWPHKRPDGSTIRFDDNAAVILSDKNNPKGTRIFGPVARELREKNFTKIVSLAPEVV
- the fusA gene encoding elongation factor G (EF-G; promotes GTP-dependent translocation of the ribosome during translation; many organisms have multiple copies of this gene) is translated as VDGSYHDVDSSELAFKTAGSIAFKEAARRARPILLEPIMKVEVTSPGDFLGDVLGDLSSRRARIMDMEGRVDGRGDTQVIRAHIPLAESFGYATTLRSLSQGRANYSKEFDHYEEVPRSVAEEIASKGRLVRR
- the rplV gene encoding 50S ribosomal protein L22 — protein: MVSQDVAPREVTALARNVRGSSKKLQIIVNTVRGKRVEDAVNILRVLPSPQARKVLKVVKSATANAENNFQMDPARLRIVKVAAEAGPTLRRMRARARGRANVIRKPTCHIRVVVTEEEA
- the rplP gene encoding 50S ribosomal protein L16; translated protein: MLQPKRVKYRNAHRGHRRGKAHAGASVAFGEYGLKAMASTWITARQLEAARRAMTHYIKRGGQVWTRVFPDLPRTLKPAETRQGGGKGSVDRWVAVVRAGRVLFEMSGVREDVAREAFRLAARKLPVETKFVTRAETAIF
- the rpsH gene encoding 30S ribosomal protein S8 codes for the protein MMTDPIADMLTRIRNAVIARHESTVMPASKMKVAMAKILKDEGFIKDYEVVRGQPQRVLKIHLAFRDRKQPVISGIQRISKPGLRVYSGAGQVPRVHGGIGIAIVSTSKGLLTGQQAWRQKMGGEVVCYVW
- the rpsS gene encoding 30S ribosomal protein S19; translation: MSRSTKKGPFVDKRLLEKLEAVVRSGQRTIIKTWSRPSTITPQMVGLTIAVHDGRRHVPVFITENMVGHRLGEFAPTRQFRGHSSKAAAEKAAGAAAPAAAPAASPAAAPKK
- the rplX gene encoding 50S ribosomal protein L24, whose amino-acid sequence is MNIRKNDTVMVMTGKDRGKRGKVRVSSPKDDALIVEGINMVKRHVKARPGVRQAGIISQEAPLAQCKVMLVCTKCDKPTRIGFQVLEDKRKVRVCRKCKEVID
- the rplD gene encoding 50S ribosomal protein L4, which produces MELQVRNLTGETVGSIQVSDELLGVPLNEAVVHQAMVRQQANQRTGTHATKTRGNVSGGGKKPWPQKGTGRARAGSTRSPLWRHGGVVFGPHPRSYRQRMPRKMRQLALRCLLSAKALEERLIVVENLIVPPKTREMSKTLTTLGVQRSALVVTPDASRDVALAIGNLPGFKALAAPYLNVLDLLKHDYLVMTVDAIRRAEQLWAPAAAAPGE
- the rpsQ gene encoding 30S ribosomal protein S17, whose translation is MQKTVVPSKTHKVRVGRIVSNKMHKTVVVAIEWRQHHPIYKKAVRRITKFYAHDEQQECKLGDVVQIMETRPLSRLKRWRIVKIVARGDHVDLPSAELEAPAPEAPAVAEAPAPQAETSPVSA
- the rpmC gene encoding 50S ribosomal protein L29; translation: MVAKKTTEQLSKIRGMTDPELRKEIEDARREVMNLRFKFATRQLADVSQIRKTRNKIARLQTILVQRAQKA